From a region of the Danaus plexippus chromosome 8, MEX_DaPlex, whole genome shotgun sequence genome:
- the LOC116771044 gene encoding prominin-like protein isoform X2, which yields MKMWKASVAVALVALVGLASGQTWLSNITDHFREGTSNVMRMSEVNYSKPIINVTYMARVEVDMRAMGHLYNSTYTIIDFIANKQAYPEGIVSVSDGHVELASPRSEWRSLLAHYAGPLAVAVLVILFAAVLPLSGLFWCCCQWCRVGRRRRPFDRKYDACLKGILAIVFIGLLTLFLFGVVCAFVTDSQMETGASAAPNVVRAAVRDARTFLDASAGHARHLLVDNFRELETQLDRSLAAGGAVVLRQLDEFTNATSVRRLELVASTLERVPDELRRVQAATAALRAGADSLDEGLRRVKASLFNTLARCQEPQCVTLQEKYKIGQLYTDIQYDKIPDVSELLDNVSRLVDGDMVRDVRAGLQVFTGIRRTVDQHAPRVREAVAATGERLARVADEVSWAAGNLSERLRTSHAPDVLQEHLRQYGPYVRHPTRAVAAALLAIVVVMSWGLVCGVCGKRPDVYGASDCCNKGSGASCITCGMALTFAVGGVAAVAMLVYFIFGIAAQRLVCDPLSEPRGSRVFVDVERFVELERSLYNERSDPDFNLTSVLVDCHANRTIYHTLRLRRAFDLESVRDRVSSDVSSRVSSLRTDYPPRGRPLRILAPAARARLDRLAASGLSDFDFDRILGALETNVTSLSLEALATQLRSTSRALQSRPGFRTVAGELTAAADDVSSLHRDVVGPMLERTKELNKTASELRDALRFNESSLREAILSCVRDTNEVELFLNTQGPDLVQNLTREFAETLGERLQQYLSMVARAAERDVGRCGPLSNAFNATRDAACRAFVLPANGYWVSVCWCALLMPVVLCVSARLARLYRRAEPYPGPLVEAEYLYDAYTDRDNVPLANAYKEKRGGGGTGSGPGGLGGSQGGGAARRRTEGPEGAGASHALAPPVDTHHARRYNDMAPKHWEEGPPRYHGPTEYERPPPYYYPGPNDRQ from the exons GTATCGTGTCGGTGTCTGACGGACATGTGGAGCTGGCGTCTCCTCGCTCGGAGTGGAGGTCTCTGCTGGCTCACTACGCGGGTCCCTTGGCCGTGGCTGTGCTCGTCATACTGTTCGCTGCCGTGCTGCCGCTCTCAGG GTTGTTCTGGTGCTGCTGTCAGTGGTGCAGGGtcgggcggcggcggcggccgTTCGACCGCAAGTATGACGCCTGTCTCAAGGGGATCCTCGCAATAGTTTTCATCGGACTGCTGACGCTGTTCTTGTTTGGCGTGGTCTGTGCCTTCGTCACCGACTCGCAGATGGAGACGGGCGCGAGCGCCGCTCCGAATGTCGTCCGTGCGGCAGTGAGGGACGCACGCACTTTCCTTGACGCCAGCGCTGGTCACGCGCGACACCTTCTCGTCGATAACTTCCGTGAACTGGAGACTCAGCTGGATCGCTCCTTGGCGGCGGGCGGCGCGGTGGTCCTGCGACAACTAGACGAGTTCACCAACGCGACGTCGGTGCGCCGCCTCGAGCTGGTTGCTTCTACGCTAGAACGTGTACCCGATGAGCTGCGCCGTGTGCAAGCCGCAACGGCCGCCCTGCGCGCCGGCGCTGACTCACTCGACGAGGGCCTGCGCCGCGTCAAAGCCTCGCTGTTCAACACGTTAGCACGCTGCCAGGAGCCTCAGTGCGTCACTCTACAGGAAAAATACAAGATCGGCCAACTCTACACCGACATTCAGTACGACAAG ATACCGGACGTGTCGGAGCTGCTGGACAACGTGTCTCGCCTGGTGGACGGCGACATGGTCCGGGATGTGCGCGCCGGCCTCCAAGTGTTCACAGGGATCCGTCGTACCGTGGATCAGCACGCGCCACGCGTCAGGGAGGCCGTCGCTGCGACCGGGGAACGACTCGCCAGGGTAGCGGACGAAGTGTCCTGGGCGGCCGGCAACCTCAGCGAGCGGCTGCGGACCTCCCATGCCCCTGACGTACTACAAGAACACTTGCGACAGTACGGGCCGTACGTGCGACATCCCACCAGAGCTGTAGCCGCGGCGCTGTTGGCG ATCGTGGTGGTGATGTCGTGGGGCCTGGTGTGCGGCGTGTGCGGGAAGCGTCCCGACGTTTACGGTGCTAGCGACTGCTGCAACAAGGGCTCTGGAGCGTCTTGTATCACATG CGGAATGGCGCTGACATTCGCAGTGGGCGGAGTGGCCGCGGTGGCGATGCTTGTTTACTTCATATTCGGAATCGCAGCGCAAAGACTCGTGTGTGACCCGCTGTC CGAGCCTCGCGGGAGTCGCGTGTTCGTAGACGTCGAGCGGTTCGTGGAGCTAGAGCGATCGCTATATAACGAGCGCTCCGACCCCGACTTCAATCTCACATCAGTGCTGGTGGACTGTCACGCCAACCGCACCATATACCAC ACGTTGCGTTTGCGTCGCGCCTTCGACCTGGAGTCAGTTCGTGACCGCGTGTCCTCGGACGTGTCGTCGCGTGTGTCGTCTCTCCGGACCGACTACCCTCCCCGCGGTCGCCCGCTGCGTATCCTGGCGCCGGCCGCCCGCGCTCGCCTCGACCGCCTCGCCGCTTCCGGCCTGTCCGACTTCGACTTCGACCGTATCCTGGGCGCTCTCGAGACCAACGTGACGTCACTGTCCCTGGAGGCCCTCGCGACCCAGCTGCGCTCTACGTCCCGCGCGCTGCAGTCCCGCCCCGGCTTCCGGACCGTGGCCGGAGAGCTGACCGCCGCCGCCGATGACGTGTCCTCGCTGCACCGGGACGTCGTCGGACCCATGCTCGAGCGTACCAAAGAACTCAAC AAAACGGCTTCCGAACTACGCGACGCCCTCCGATTCAACGAGTCCTCGCTAAGGGAGGCCATCCTGTCGTGCGTGAGGGACACCAACGAGGTGGAGCTGTTCTTGAACACTCAGGGGCCCGACCTCGTCCAGAAC CTGACGCGTGAGTTCGCGGAGACCCTGGGCGAGCGTCTCCAGCAGTACTTGTCGATGGTGGCGCGGGCGGCGGAGCGGGACGTGGGCCGGTGCGGGCCGCTGAGCAACGCCTTCAACGCAACACGTGACGCCGCCTGCCGAGCCTTCGTGCTCCCCGCG AACGGCTACTGGGTGTCGGTGTGTTGGTGCGCCCTGTTGATGCCCGTGGTGCTGTGTGTGAGCGCGCGCCTCGCCCGTCTGTATCGCCGCGCCGAGCCCTACCCCGGGCCGCTCGTCGAGGC CGAGTATTTGTATGACGCGTACACGGACCGCGATAACGTTCCCCTCGCCAA CGCCTACAAGGAAAAACGTGGCGGCGGAGGAACAGGCTCGGGGCCGGGGGGGCTCGGGGGCTCCCAGGGCGGGGGGGCCGCGCGCAGGAGGACCGAGGGACCGGAGGGAGCGGGGGCCTCGCACGCCCTGGCGCCGCCTGTCGACACACACCACGCGCGCAGATATAATGATATGGCGCCAAA GCACTGGGAAGAGGGTCCTCCCCGCTATCACGGACCCACAGAGTACGAGCGACCTCCGCCCTACTACTATCCCGGACCAAA TGATAGACAGTAA
- the LOC116771044 gene encoding prominin-like protein isoform X1 yields the protein MKMWKASVAVALVALVGLASGQTWLSNITDHFREGTSNVMRMSEVNYSKPIINVTYMARVEVDMRAMGHLYNSTYTIIDFIANKQAYPEGIVSVSDGHVELASPRSEWRSLLAHYAGPLAVAVLVILFAAVLPLSGLFWCCCQWCRVGRRRRPFDRKYDACLKGILAIVFIGLLTLFLFGVVCAFVTDSQMETGASAAPNVVRAAVRDARTFLDASAGHARHLLVDNFRELETQLDRSLAAGGAVVLRQLDEFTNATSVRRLELVASTLERVPDELRRVQAATAALRAGADSLDEGLRRVKASLFNTLARCQEPQCVTLQEKYKIGQLYTDIQYDKIPDVSELLDNVSRLVDGDMVRDVRAGLQVFTGIRRTVDQHAPRVREAVAATGERLARVADEVSWAAGNLSERLRTSHAPDVLQEHLRQYGPYVRHPTRAVAAALLAIVVVMSWGLVCGVCGKRPDVYGASDCCNKGSGASCITCGMALTFAVGGVAAVAMLVYFIFGIAAQRLVCDPLSEPRGSRVFVDVERFVELERSLYNERSDPDFNLTSVLVDCHANRTIYHTLRLRRAFDLESVRDRVSSDVSSRVSSLRTDYPPRGRPLRILAPAARARLDRLAASGLSDFDFDRILGALETNVTSLSLEALATQLRSTSRALQSRPGFRTVAGELTAAADDVSSLHRDVVGPMLERTKELNKTASELRDALRFNESSLREAILSCVRDTNEVELFLNTQGPDLVQNLTREFAETLGERLQQYLSMVARAAERDVGRCGPLSNAFNATRDAACRAFVLPANGYWVSVCWCALLMPVVLCVSARLARLYRRAEPYPGPLVEAEYLYDAYTDRDNVPLAKKNVAAEEQARGRGGSGAPRAGGPRAGGPRDRRERGPRTPWRRLSTHTTRADIMIWRQSTGKRVLPAITDPQSTSDLRPTTIPDQMIDSKVALTDLDDDLLKY from the exons GTATCGTGTCGGTGTCTGACGGACATGTGGAGCTGGCGTCTCCTCGCTCGGAGTGGAGGTCTCTGCTGGCTCACTACGCGGGTCCCTTGGCCGTGGCTGTGCTCGTCATACTGTTCGCTGCCGTGCTGCCGCTCTCAGG GTTGTTCTGGTGCTGCTGTCAGTGGTGCAGGGtcgggcggcggcggcggccgTTCGACCGCAAGTATGACGCCTGTCTCAAGGGGATCCTCGCAATAGTTTTCATCGGACTGCTGACGCTGTTCTTGTTTGGCGTGGTCTGTGCCTTCGTCACCGACTCGCAGATGGAGACGGGCGCGAGCGCCGCTCCGAATGTCGTCCGTGCGGCAGTGAGGGACGCACGCACTTTCCTTGACGCCAGCGCTGGTCACGCGCGACACCTTCTCGTCGATAACTTCCGTGAACTGGAGACTCAGCTGGATCGCTCCTTGGCGGCGGGCGGCGCGGTGGTCCTGCGACAACTAGACGAGTTCACCAACGCGACGTCGGTGCGCCGCCTCGAGCTGGTTGCTTCTACGCTAGAACGTGTACCCGATGAGCTGCGCCGTGTGCAAGCCGCAACGGCCGCCCTGCGCGCCGGCGCTGACTCACTCGACGAGGGCCTGCGCCGCGTCAAAGCCTCGCTGTTCAACACGTTAGCACGCTGCCAGGAGCCTCAGTGCGTCACTCTACAGGAAAAATACAAGATCGGCCAACTCTACACCGACATTCAGTACGACAAG ATACCGGACGTGTCGGAGCTGCTGGACAACGTGTCTCGCCTGGTGGACGGCGACATGGTCCGGGATGTGCGCGCCGGCCTCCAAGTGTTCACAGGGATCCGTCGTACCGTGGATCAGCACGCGCCACGCGTCAGGGAGGCCGTCGCTGCGACCGGGGAACGACTCGCCAGGGTAGCGGACGAAGTGTCCTGGGCGGCCGGCAACCTCAGCGAGCGGCTGCGGACCTCCCATGCCCCTGACGTACTACAAGAACACTTGCGACAGTACGGGCCGTACGTGCGACATCCCACCAGAGCTGTAGCCGCGGCGCTGTTGGCG ATCGTGGTGGTGATGTCGTGGGGCCTGGTGTGCGGCGTGTGCGGGAAGCGTCCCGACGTTTACGGTGCTAGCGACTGCTGCAACAAGGGCTCTGGAGCGTCTTGTATCACATG CGGAATGGCGCTGACATTCGCAGTGGGCGGAGTGGCCGCGGTGGCGATGCTTGTTTACTTCATATTCGGAATCGCAGCGCAAAGACTCGTGTGTGACCCGCTGTC CGAGCCTCGCGGGAGTCGCGTGTTCGTAGACGTCGAGCGGTTCGTGGAGCTAGAGCGATCGCTATATAACGAGCGCTCCGACCCCGACTTCAATCTCACATCAGTGCTGGTGGACTGTCACGCCAACCGCACCATATACCAC ACGTTGCGTTTGCGTCGCGCCTTCGACCTGGAGTCAGTTCGTGACCGCGTGTCCTCGGACGTGTCGTCGCGTGTGTCGTCTCTCCGGACCGACTACCCTCCCCGCGGTCGCCCGCTGCGTATCCTGGCGCCGGCCGCCCGCGCTCGCCTCGACCGCCTCGCCGCTTCCGGCCTGTCCGACTTCGACTTCGACCGTATCCTGGGCGCTCTCGAGACCAACGTGACGTCACTGTCCCTGGAGGCCCTCGCGACCCAGCTGCGCTCTACGTCCCGCGCGCTGCAGTCCCGCCCCGGCTTCCGGACCGTGGCCGGAGAGCTGACCGCCGCCGCCGATGACGTGTCCTCGCTGCACCGGGACGTCGTCGGACCCATGCTCGAGCGTACCAAAGAACTCAAC AAAACGGCTTCCGAACTACGCGACGCCCTCCGATTCAACGAGTCCTCGCTAAGGGAGGCCATCCTGTCGTGCGTGAGGGACACCAACGAGGTGGAGCTGTTCTTGAACACTCAGGGGCCCGACCTCGTCCAGAAC CTGACGCGTGAGTTCGCGGAGACCCTGGGCGAGCGTCTCCAGCAGTACTTGTCGATGGTGGCGCGGGCGGCGGAGCGGGACGTGGGCCGGTGCGGGCCGCTGAGCAACGCCTTCAACGCAACACGTGACGCCGCCTGCCGAGCCTTCGTGCTCCCCGCG AACGGCTACTGGGTGTCGGTGTGTTGGTGCGCCCTGTTGATGCCCGTGGTGCTGTGTGTGAGCGCGCGCCTCGCCCGTCTGTATCGCCGCGCCGAGCCCTACCCCGGGCCGCTCGTCGAGGC CGAGTATTTGTATGACGCGTACACGGACCGCGATAACGTTCCCCTCGCCAA GAAAAACGTGGCGGCGGAGGAACAGGCTCGGGGCCGGGGGGGCTCGGGGGCTCCCAGGGCGGGGGGGCCGCGCGCAGGAGGACCGAGGGACCGGAGGGAGCGGGGGCCTCGCACGCCCTGGCGCCGCCTGTCGACACACACCACGCGCGCAGATATAATGATATGGCGCCAAA GCACTGGGAAGAGGGTCCTCCCCGCTATCACGGACCCACAGAGTACGAGCGACCTCCGCCCTACTACTATCCCGGACCAAA TGATAGACAGTAAAGTCGCGCTCACAGACCTGGACGATGATCTGCTCAAGTACTGA
- the LOC116771044 gene encoding prominin-like protein isoform X3, with protein sequence MKMWKASVAVALVALVGLASGQTWLSNITDHFREGTSNVMRMSEVNYSKPIINVTYMARVEVDMRAMGHLYNSTYTIIDFIANKQAYPEGIVSVSDGHVELASPRSEWRSLLAHYAGPLAVAVLVILFAAVLPLSGLFWCCCQWCRVGRRRRPFDRKYDACLKGILAIVFIGLLTLFLFGVVCAFVTDSQMETGASAAPNVVRAAVRDARTFLDASAGHARHLLVDNFRELETQLDRSLAAGGAVVLRQLDEFTNATSVRRLELVASTLERVPDELRRVQAATAALRAGADSLDEGLRRVKASLFNTLARCQEPQCVTLQEKYKIGQLYTDIQYDKIPDVSELLDNVSRLVDGDMVRDVRAGLQVFTGIRRTVDQHAPRVREAVAATGERLARVADEVSWAAGNLSERLRTSHAPDVLQEHLRQYGPYVRHPTRAVAAALLAIVVVMSWGLVCGVCGKRPDVYGASDCCNKGSGASCITCGMALTFAVGGVAAVAMLVYFIFGIAAQRLVCDPLSEPRGSRVFVDVERFVELERSLYNERSDPDFNLTSVLVDCHANRTIYHTLRLRRAFDLESVRDRVSSDVSSRVSSLRTDYPPRGRPLRILAPAARARLDRLAASGLSDFDFDRILGALETNVTSLSLEALATQLRSTSRALQSRPGFRTVAGELTAAADDVSSLHRDVVGPMLERTKELNKTASELRDALRFNESSLREAILSCVRDTNEVELFLNTQGPDLVQNLTREFAETLGERLQQYLSMVARAAERDVGRCGPLSNAFNATRDAACRAFVLPANGYWVSVCWCALLMPVVLCVSARLARLYRRAEPYPGPLVEAAYKEKRGGGGTGSGPGGLGGSQGGGAARRRTEGPEGAGASHALAPPVDTHHARRYNDMAPKHWEEGPPRYHGPTEYERPPPYYYPGPNDRQ encoded by the exons GTATCGTGTCGGTGTCTGACGGACATGTGGAGCTGGCGTCTCCTCGCTCGGAGTGGAGGTCTCTGCTGGCTCACTACGCGGGTCCCTTGGCCGTGGCTGTGCTCGTCATACTGTTCGCTGCCGTGCTGCCGCTCTCAGG GTTGTTCTGGTGCTGCTGTCAGTGGTGCAGGGtcgggcggcggcggcggccgTTCGACCGCAAGTATGACGCCTGTCTCAAGGGGATCCTCGCAATAGTTTTCATCGGACTGCTGACGCTGTTCTTGTTTGGCGTGGTCTGTGCCTTCGTCACCGACTCGCAGATGGAGACGGGCGCGAGCGCCGCTCCGAATGTCGTCCGTGCGGCAGTGAGGGACGCACGCACTTTCCTTGACGCCAGCGCTGGTCACGCGCGACACCTTCTCGTCGATAACTTCCGTGAACTGGAGACTCAGCTGGATCGCTCCTTGGCGGCGGGCGGCGCGGTGGTCCTGCGACAACTAGACGAGTTCACCAACGCGACGTCGGTGCGCCGCCTCGAGCTGGTTGCTTCTACGCTAGAACGTGTACCCGATGAGCTGCGCCGTGTGCAAGCCGCAACGGCCGCCCTGCGCGCCGGCGCTGACTCACTCGACGAGGGCCTGCGCCGCGTCAAAGCCTCGCTGTTCAACACGTTAGCACGCTGCCAGGAGCCTCAGTGCGTCACTCTACAGGAAAAATACAAGATCGGCCAACTCTACACCGACATTCAGTACGACAAG ATACCGGACGTGTCGGAGCTGCTGGACAACGTGTCTCGCCTGGTGGACGGCGACATGGTCCGGGATGTGCGCGCCGGCCTCCAAGTGTTCACAGGGATCCGTCGTACCGTGGATCAGCACGCGCCACGCGTCAGGGAGGCCGTCGCTGCGACCGGGGAACGACTCGCCAGGGTAGCGGACGAAGTGTCCTGGGCGGCCGGCAACCTCAGCGAGCGGCTGCGGACCTCCCATGCCCCTGACGTACTACAAGAACACTTGCGACAGTACGGGCCGTACGTGCGACATCCCACCAGAGCTGTAGCCGCGGCGCTGTTGGCG ATCGTGGTGGTGATGTCGTGGGGCCTGGTGTGCGGCGTGTGCGGGAAGCGTCCCGACGTTTACGGTGCTAGCGACTGCTGCAACAAGGGCTCTGGAGCGTCTTGTATCACATG CGGAATGGCGCTGACATTCGCAGTGGGCGGAGTGGCCGCGGTGGCGATGCTTGTTTACTTCATATTCGGAATCGCAGCGCAAAGACTCGTGTGTGACCCGCTGTC CGAGCCTCGCGGGAGTCGCGTGTTCGTAGACGTCGAGCGGTTCGTGGAGCTAGAGCGATCGCTATATAACGAGCGCTCCGACCCCGACTTCAATCTCACATCAGTGCTGGTGGACTGTCACGCCAACCGCACCATATACCAC ACGTTGCGTTTGCGTCGCGCCTTCGACCTGGAGTCAGTTCGTGACCGCGTGTCCTCGGACGTGTCGTCGCGTGTGTCGTCTCTCCGGACCGACTACCCTCCCCGCGGTCGCCCGCTGCGTATCCTGGCGCCGGCCGCCCGCGCTCGCCTCGACCGCCTCGCCGCTTCCGGCCTGTCCGACTTCGACTTCGACCGTATCCTGGGCGCTCTCGAGACCAACGTGACGTCACTGTCCCTGGAGGCCCTCGCGACCCAGCTGCGCTCTACGTCCCGCGCGCTGCAGTCCCGCCCCGGCTTCCGGACCGTGGCCGGAGAGCTGACCGCCGCCGCCGATGACGTGTCCTCGCTGCACCGGGACGTCGTCGGACCCATGCTCGAGCGTACCAAAGAACTCAAC AAAACGGCTTCCGAACTACGCGACGCCCTCCGATTCAACGAGTCCTCGCTAAGGGAGGCCATCCTGTCGTGCGTGAGGGACACCAACGAGGTGGAGCTGTTCTTGAACACTCAGGGGCCCGACCTCGTCCAGAAC CTGACGCGTGAGTTCGCGGAGACCCTGGGCGAGCGTCTCCAGCAGTACTTGTCGATGGTGGCGCGGGCGGCGGAGCGGGACGTGGGCCGGTGCGGGCCGCTGAGCAACGCCTTCAACGCAACACGTGACGCCGCCTGCCGAGCCTTCGTGCTCCCCGCG AACGGCTACTGGGTGTCGGTGTGTTGGTGCGCCCTGTTGATGCCCGTGGTGCTGTGTGTGAGCGCGCGCCTCGCCCGTCTGTATCGCCGCGCCGAGCCCTACCCCGGGCCGCTCGTCGAGGC CGCCTACAAGGAAAAACGTGGCGGCGGAGGAACAGGCTCGGGGCCGGGGGGGCTCGGGGGCTCCCAGGGCGGGGGGGCCGCGCGCAGGAGGACCGAGGGACCGGAGGGAGCGGGGGCCTCGCACGCCCTGGCGCCGCCTGTCGACACACACCACGCGCGCAGATATAATGATATGGCGCCAAA GCACTGGGAAGAGGGTCCTCCCCGCTATCACGGACCCACAGAGTACGAGCGACCTCCGCCCTACTACTATCCCGGACCAAA TGATAGACAGTAA